In a genomic window of Magnolia sinica isolate HGM2019 chromosome 14, MsV1, whole genome shotgun sequence:
- the LOC131225084 gene encoding glycerol-3-phosphate 2-O-acyltransferase 6-like, with amino-acid sequence MSTWSNQEGYIVHPDNSAVPVNPDNLNLRLILHDGRLVQRPTYLNAIINYLWIPLGFILAIIRIFFLVPLPLSIMPRLSSFFGLKLITRGLPPPPPSSGSPGFLYVCNHRTAIDPLVISVALKRKISCVTYSLGHFSELMSPIRTFRLSRDRATDTARISALLKEGDLIICPEGTTCRQPFLLRFSALFAELSDRIVPVAVNIRQGMFFGSTARGWESMDPFFLFMNPRPTFEITFLDPMPTEMTCTGGRPSIDVANHVQRMLGCTLGFESTTLTRKDKYMMLTGHAGVVDHSSKMEPTKSQ; translated from the coding sequence ATGTCTACATGGTCCAACCAGGAGGGCTACATTGTGCACCCGGACAATTCAGCCGTCCCTGTCAATCCAGACAACCTCAATCTCCGTCTCATCTTGCACGATGGCCGTCTAGTTCAAAGGCCCACCTATCTCAACGCCATCATCAACTACCTATGGATTCCCCTCGGTTTCATCCTAGCCATCATCCGAATCTTTTTCCTAGTACCACTTCCCCTATCCATCATGCCCCGTTTATCCAGCTTCTTCGGCCTCAAGCTTATAACCCGCGGCCTACCTCCACCACCACCCTCCTCAGGCTCTCCTGGCTTTCTCTATGTATGCAATCACCGCACAGCAATCGATCCTCTCGTCATCTCAGTTGCCCTCAAACGCAAGATTTCATGTGTAACTTACAGCCTAGGCCATTTCTCTGAGCTCATGTCCCCCATACGTACGTTCCGATTATCACGTGATCGTGCAACTGACACTGCTCGCATCTCAGCTCTCCTCAAAGAAGGCGATCTCATCATTTGCCCTGAGGGTACCACATGCCGTCAACCCTTCTTGCTTCGCTTCAGCGCCTTGTTTGCAGAACTAAGCGACCGGATCGTGCCGGTGGCAGTCAACATCAGGCAGGGCATGTTCTTTGGATCGACAGCCAGGGGATGGGAGTCCATGGACCCGTTCTTCTTGTTCATGAACCCTAGACCTACGTTTGAGATCACGTTCCTGGACCCGATGCCAACCGAGATGACGTGTACTGGTGGAAGGCCATCGATCGACGTGGCGAATCATGTGCAGAGGATGTTGGGTTGCACACTAGGGTTTGAGTCCACCACATTGACTAGGAAGGATAAGTACATGATGCTAACGGGCCATGCTGGAGTGGTGGACCATTCATCTAAAATGGAGCCCACCAAGAGTCAGTGA